A window from Pseudooceanicola algae encodes these proteins:
- a CDS encoding 2-hydroxyacid dehydrogenase, giving the protein MSAQRPGLLVISALRPDQMAALERDYDLVRMDQADDPRALVTEVGGRIVAAVTTGSKGLAPDLLPLLPALRILAVCSVGVDGVDLDAFRARGIVVTNTPDVLNDDVADLAMGLILATHRQIVPADAWVRSGNWATQGALPLTTGLAGRRLGLLGMGGVGSEIAARATAFRMPVGYCTRHEKPSDHTYFTDVTALATWADVLVLCLPGGPATRHMVDAPVLRALGPKGVLINVARGSVVDQEALCDALSEGQIAAAGLDVFETEPCTDDRLLGFDQVVLHPHHGSGTVATRDAMSQLVVDNITAVLANEKALTPVD; this is encoded by the coding sequence ATGAGCGCTCAACGCCCGGGCCTGCTTGTCATTTCCGCCCTGCGTCCCGACCAGATGGCCGCGCTGGAACGGGATTACGATCTTGTCCGGATGGATCAGGCCGATGACCCCCGCGCCCTTGTGACCGAGGTCGGCGGCCGGATCGTCGCCGCCGTGACCACCGGCAGCAAGGGCCTTGCGCCGGATCTTCTGCCGCTGCTGCCCGCCCTGCGCATCCTCGCGGTTTGCAGTGTCGGGGTGGACGGGGTCGATCTGGACGCCTTTCGCGCGCGCGGCATCGTGGTGACCAATACGCCCGATGTGCTGAACGACGATGTGGCCGACCTTGCCATGGGGCTGATCCTGGCAACCCACCGTCAGATCGTGCCGGCGGATGCCTGGGTCCGGTCCGGCAACTGGGCCACGCAGGGTGCCCTCCCCCTGACGACCGGGCTGGCGGGACGACGGCTTGGCCTGCTGGGAATGGGCGGGGTCGGCAGCGAAATCGCCGCCCGCGCCACGGCCTTCCGAATGCCGGTCGGTTATTGCACCCGGCATGAGAAACCCAGCGATCATACCTATTTCACCGATGTCACGGCGCTGGCGACCTGGGCGGATGTGCTGGTGCTCTGCCTGCCGGGCGGCCCGGCGACACGGCATATGGTCGATGCCCCGGTGCTGCGCGCCCTCGGGCCGAAGGGTGTGCTGATCAATGTCGCACGCGGCAGTGTCGTGGATCAGGAGGCGCTTTGCGACGCCCTGAGTGAGGGCCAGATCGCCGCCGCCGGGCTCGACGTCTTTGAAACCGAACCCTGTACCGATGACCGCCTGTTGGGCTTTGACCAGGTCGTGCTGCATCCCCACCATGGCAGCGGCACGGTGGCCACGCGGGATGCCATGTCGCAGCTGGTGGTGGACAATATCACCGCGGTCCTCGCCAACGAAAAGGCCCTGACGCCGGTCGATTGA
- the glpK gene encoding glycerol kinase GlpK: MTHILAIDQGTTSTRAILFDDKLGVTAIAQEEFPQHFPHSGWVEHEVTDLWATTAGTCRAVIEKAGLDVEKIAAIGITNQRETTVVWNRKSGQPIHNAIVWQDRRSAAICETLRDEGHEALFTKVTGLLVDPYFSGTKVKWLLDNVEGARAAAEAGELMFGTVDSYLIWKLTGGKVHATDATNAARTLMYDIRKGCWSREICDLLGIPMDMLPEVRDCAADFGTTRPDLFGRAIPILGVAGDQQAATIGQACFTPGMLKSTYGTGCFALMNTGDTPVVSQNRLLTTIAYQLDGKPSYALEGSIFVAGAAVQWLRDGLKIIREAGESQRLAEEAKDGQGIIMVPAFTGLGAPYWDAEARGAIFGLSRSSGPAEFARAALQSVGFQTRDLLEAMQRDWRAPEGDAVLRVDGGMSASDWTMQFLSDIIGTAVDRPACQETTAMGAAWLAGSRAGIYPDQDGFARMWQIDRQFTPQMAPDLRDSQYAAWQRAVQATRMFSAPAEARGTPDN; the protein is encoded by the coding sequence ATGACCCATATTCTGGCCATTGATCAGGGGACGACATCGACCCGCGCGATCCTGTTCGACGACAAGCTGGGCGTGACCGCCATCGCGCAAGAGGAATTTCCCCAGCATTTCCCGCACTCGGGCTGGGTCGAACACGAGGTCACCGACCTCTGGGCCACCACCGCCGGGACCTGCCGCGCGGTGATCGAGAAGGCCGGGCTGGACGTGGAAAAGATCGCCGCCATCGGCATCACCAATCAGCGCGAAACCACCGTGGTCTGGAACCGCAAGAGCGGCCAGCCGATCCATAACGCCATCGTCTGGCAGGACCGCCGCAGCGCCGCGATTTGCGAGACCCTGCGCGACGAAGGCCACGAGGCCCTGTTCACCAAGGTGACCGGCCTGCTGGTCGATCCCTATTTCTCTGGCACCAAGGTGAAATGGCTTCTCGACAACGTCGAAGGCGCCAGAGCGGCGGCAGAGGCCGGCGAACTGATGTTCGGCACGGTCGATTCCTATCTCATCTGGAAGCTGACGGGGGGCAAGGTCCATGCGACCGACGCCACCAATGCGGCCCGCACCCTGATGTACGACATCCGCAAGGGATGCTGGAGCCGCGAGATCTGTGATCTGCTCGGCATCCCCATGGACATGCTGCCCGAGGTGCGCGATTGCGCGGCCGATTTCGGCACCACGCGCCCCGATCTGTTCGGGCGCGCGATCCCGATCCTGGGCGTCGCGGGCGACCAGCAGGCGGCGACCATCGGGCAGGCCTGTTTCACCCCCGGCATGCTGAAATCCACCTATGGCACGGGCTGCTTCGCCCTGATGAACACCGGTGACACGCCGGTCGTGTCGCAGAACCGTCTGCTGACGACCATCGCCTACCAGCTTGACGGCAAGCCGAGCTATGCGCTCGAAGGGTCGATCTTTGTCGCCGGGGCGGCTGTGCAATGGCTGCGGGACGGGCTGAAGATCATCCGCGAGGCCGGCGAAAGCCAGCGCCTGGCGGAAGAGGCAAAGGATGGCCAGGGGATCATCATGGTGCCCGCCTTCACCGGTCTCGGCGCGCCCTATTGGGATGCCGAGGCGCGCGGCGCGATCTTTGGCCTGTCGCGCAGCTCCGGTCCGGCGGAATTCGCCCGCGCGGCCCTGCAATCGGTGGGCTTCCAGACCCGCGACCTGCTGGAGGCGATGCAGCGCGACTGGCGGGCGCCCGAAGGCGACGCCGTGCTGCGGGTGGATGGCGGGATGAGCGCCTCGGACTGGACCATGCAGTTTCTGTCCGACATCATCGGCACCGCCGTCGACCGCCCCGCCTGCCAGGAAACCACCGCCATGGGGGCCGCCTGGCTGGCCGGCAGCCGCGCCGGGATCTACCCCGATCAGGACGGCTTTGCCCGGATGTGGCAGATTGACCGCCAGTTTACGCCGCAGATGGCGCCGGACCTGCGCGACAGCCAATATGCCGCCTGGCAACGCGCGGTTCAGGCCACGCGGATGTTCAGCGCCCCTGCCGAGGCGCGCGGAACGCCCGACAACTGA
- the glpD gene encoding glycerol-3-phosphate dehydrogenase, with protein MTDKDAGICDLLIIGGGINGCGIARDAAGRGLSVTLAEMSDLASATSSASTKLFHGGLRYLEYFEFRLVREALIERETLLRAMPHISWPMRFVLPYHKDMRFEGDTPTSKLLSTFMPWMKGRRPAWLIRLGLLMYDTLGGRKILPATRTLDLRDGPEGAPLKDTFERAYEYSDCWVEDSRLVALNARDAQDRGARILTRTRVLSAKAEAGIWVVTLQDVETGAQHEHRARMVINAGGPWVGQILRQQIGSNSRDDVRLVRGSHIVTRRLFDHDKCYFFQGTDGRIMFAIPYETDFTLIGTTDQEHADLGQEPVCTPEEQRYMIDFVNGYLKQPISDADIIWSYSGVRPLYDEGASSATAATRDYTLKLDDSAGAPALNVFGGKITTYRRLAESALEKIGTRLDLAPGQGPWTAGVALPGGDFPVGDVEKLIAELRRDHDFLDDRWARRLVRAYGIDARRMLENARTAADLGQDFGATLTATEVDWLMAHEFARSAEDILWRRSKLGLRKPQAEALEAYMAEQQARRRDIA; from the coding sequence GTGACTGACAAGGACGCAGGCATCTGCGATCTGCTGATCATTGGTGGTGGCATCAACGGTTGCGGGATCGCAAGGGACGCAGCCGGACGTGGGCTGAGCGTGACCCTGGCCGAGATGTCGGACCTGGCTTCGGCGACCTCATCCGCTTCGACCAAGCTGTTTCACGGCGGTCTGCGCTATCTTGAATACTTTGAATTCCGGCTGGTCCGCGAGGCGTTGATCGAACGCGAGACGCTGTTGCGTGCCATGCCGCATATCAGCTGGCCGATGCGCTTCGTGCTGCCCTATCACAAGGACATGCGGTTCGAGGGCGATACGCCGACCTCGAAACTGCTGTCGACCTTCATGCCCTGGATGAAGGGCCGGCGTCCGGCCTGGCTGATCCGGCTGGGCCTGCTGATGTACGACACCCTTGGCGGTCGCAAGATCCTGCCCGCGACGCGCACGCTGGATCTGCGCGACGGCCCCGAAGGCGCGCCGCTGAAGGACACCTTTGAAAGGGCCTATGAATACAGTGACTGCTGGGTCGAGGATTCCCGGCTGGTCGCGCTGAACGCGCGGGATGCGCAGGATCGCGGCGCCCGCATCCTGACCCGCACCCGTGTCCTGTCGGCCAAGGCCGAGGCGGGGATCTGGGTCGTGACGCTTCAGGATGTCGAGACCGGCGCGCAACATGAACACCGCGCGCGCATGGTCATCAATGCCGGTGGCCCCTGGGTCGGGCAGATCCTGCGCCAGCAGATCGGGTCCAACAGCCGCGATGACGTGCGTCTTGTGCGCGGCAGCCATATCGTCACCCGGCGGCTGTTCGATCACGACAAGTGCTATTTCTTCCAGGGGACCGACGGGCGCATCATGTTCGCCATTCCCTATGAAACCGATTTCACGCTGATCGGCACCACGGATCAGGAACATGCCGATCTGGGGCAGGAACCGGTCTGCACGCCGGAAGAACAGCGCTACATGATCGATTTCGTGAACGGTTACCTGAAGCAGCCGATCAGCGATGCGGACATCATCTGGAGCTATTCCGGGGTGCGTCCGCTTTATGACGAAGGTGCAAGTTCCGCCACCGCGGCGACGCGGGACTACACGCTGAAGCTGGACGACAGCGCAGGCGCCCCGGCGCTGAATGTCTTTGGCGGCAAGATCACGACCTATCGGCGGCTGGCGGAAAGCGCGTTGGAAAAGATCGGCACGCGGCTGGATCTGGCGCCGGGGCAGGGGCCCTGGACGGCGGGCGTGGCCCTGCCGGGCGGTGATTTTCCGGTGGGGGACGTTGAAAAGCTGATCGCGGAACTGCGTCGGGACCATGATTTCCTGGATGACCGTTGGGCCCGTCGTCTGGTGCGCGCCTATGGCATCGACGCACGCCGGATGCTGGAAAATGCCCGCACGGCGGCGGATCTTGGTCAGGATTTCGGCGCTACCCTGACCGCGACCGAAGTCGACTGGCTGATGGCCCATGAATTCGCCCGCAGCGCCGAAGATATCCTGTGGCGGCGCAGCAAGCTGGGCCTACGCAAACCGCAGGCAGAGGCACTGGAGGCCTACATGGCCGAACAACAGGCCCGGAGGAGGGACATCGCATGA
- a CDS encoding ABC transporter ATP-binding protein yields the protein MTLYMQEVSYVVGGQTYIHPTSLTLETGTMNVLLGPTSSGKTTLMRLMAGLDVPTEGRIHWKGEDVTGQRVQDRKIAMVYQQFINYPAMTVYDNIASPMRLMGLDRDEIDARVRETAELMQLTPMLQRKPLELSGGQQQRCALARALVKNAGLVLLDEPLANLDYKLREELRAEIPRIFEKAGSIFVYATTEPEEALLLGGNCATLWEGRVTQFGPTAQVYRQPADATTARVFSDPPMNFLHVEKRGDLMHFGDGETLPALGGEIPDGAYQLGFRPNHLSLEPITGAICFDTTLSVTEITGSETFVHLAHGEARWVGLVHGLRDLQAGQSLPVYLDPSRIYLFGEDGLLVASAPYAEAA from the coding sequence ATGACGCTTTACATGCAGGAGGTCAGCTATGTCGTGGGTGGTCAGACGTATATCCACCCGACCAGCCTGACGCTGGAAACCGGCACGATGAATGTGCTTCTGGGCCCGACTTCGTCTGGCAAGACGACGCTGATGCGACTGATGGCCGGGCTCGATGTTCCTACCGAGGGGCGCATCCACTGGAAAGGCGAAGACGTCACCGGCCAGCGCGTGCAGGATCGCAAGATCGCCATGGTCTACCAGCAGTTCATCAACTACCCGGCCATGACCGTCTATGACAACATCGCCTCGCCCATGCGGCTGATGGGGCTGGACCGGGACGAGATCGACGCCCGCGTACGCGAAACGGCCGAGCTGATGCAGCTGACCCCGATGTTGCAGCGCAAGCCACTGGAGCTGTCGGGCGGGCAGCAACAGCGCTGTGCGCTGGCGCGCGCCCTGGTCAAGAATGCCGGTCTGGTGTTGCTGGACGAACCGCTCGCCAACCTCGACTACAAGCTGCGCGAGGAATTGCGCGCCGAGATCCCGCGGATCTTCGAGAAGGCAGGCTCGATCTTCGTTTACGCGACCACGGAACCCGAAGAGGCGCTGTTGCTGGGTGGCAATTGCGCGACCCTTTGGGAAGGCCGGGTGACGCAGTTCGGCCCCACGGCGCAGGTCTATCGCCAGCCGGCGGATGCGACCACGGCGCGGGTGTTTTCCGATCCGCCGATGAATTTCCTGCATGTCGAAAAGCGCGGCGATCTCATGCATTTCGGGGATGGGGAAACCCTGCCCGCGCTTGGCGGCGAGATCCCCGACGGGGCCTATCAGCTGGGCTTCCGGCCCAATCATCTGTCGCTGGAGCCGATCACCGGAGCGATCTGCTTTGACACCACGCTGAGCGTGACCGAGATCACCGGGTCCGAGACCTTCGTCCACCTGGCCCATGGCGAGGCACGATGGGTCGGTCTGGTGCATGGGCTGCGCGACCTGCAGGCGGGCCAGAGCTTGCCCGTCTACCTTGATCCGTCGCGGATCTACCTGTTTGGCGAAGACGGCCTGCTGGTCGCTTCGGCCCCCTACGCGGAGGCGGCATGA
- a CDS encoding ABC transporter ATP-binding protein, with translation MARITLEHLAHSYNPAPKVEEDFALKELNHDWIDGEAYALLGASGCGKSTLLNIISGLLIPSQGRVLFDGRDVTTAPTADRNIAQVFQFPVVYDTMTVRENLAFPLKNRGMDTAEITRRVQKVGRMIDMEAQLDRKARGLTADAKQKISLGRGMVREDVNALLFDEPLTVIDPHMKWELRTQLKQLHQDFGHTMIYVTHDQTEALTFADKVVVMHGGRVVQIGTPQELFERPAHTFVGYFIGSPGMNLFDAEIEGSQARIAGASVALDGHYTAQGRTQVGVRPEFIRVAAEGAGIPARIRRVEDVGRHKIIRLEVDGARVNALAPEGAAIPAGADRITFAPEGVNVYADDWRISAGGEAA, from the coding sequence ATGGCGCGCATAACGCTTGAACATCTGGCGCATTCCTACAATCCGGCGCCGAAGGTCGAAGAAGATTTCGCCCTGAAGGAGCTGAACCACGACTGGATCGACGGCGAGGCCTATGCCCTGCTCGGCGCCTCCGGTTGCGGCAAGTCGACCCTGCTGAACATCATCTCGGGTCTGCTGATCCCTTCGCAGGGGCGGGTGCTGTTCGATGGCCGCGACGTGACCACCGCCCCGACGGCCGATCGCAACATCGCCCAGGTTTTCCAGTTCCCGGTGGTCTACGACACGATGACGGTGCGCGAAAACCTGGCCTTTCCGCTGAAGAACCGCGGCATGGACACCGCCGAGATCACCCGCCGTGTCCAGAAGGTCGGCCGGATGATCGACATGGAAGCCCAGCTTGACCGCAAGGCGCGCGGGCTGACGGCGGATGCGAAGCAGAAGATCTCGCTTGGGCGGGGGATGGTGCGCGAGGACGTGAATGCGTTGCTGTTCGACGAACCCCTGACCGTGATCGACCCGCACATGAAGTGGGAACTGCGCACCCAGCTGAAGCAGCTGCATCAGGATTTCGGGCACACGATGATCTACGTGACCCATGACCAGACCGAGGCGCTGACCTTTGCCGACAAGGTCGTCGTCATGCACGGCGGCCGCGTGGTGCAGATCGGCACCCCGCAGGAGCTGTTCGAACGTCCGGCGCATACCTTCGTGGGCTATTTCATCGGCTCGCCGGGCATGAACCTGTTCGATGCAGAGATCGAGGGCAGTCAGGCACGCATCGCCGGGGCCAGCGTCGCGCTGGACGGGCACTACACCGCACAGGGCCGGACCCAGGTCGGGGTGCGCCCGGAATTCATCCGCGTCGCCGCCGAGGGCGCGGGCATTCCCGCCCGCATCCGCCGGGTCGAGGACGTTGGTCGCCACAAGATCATCCGGCTGGAAGTCGATGGCGCACGGGTCAATGCCCTGGCTCCGGAAGGCGCCGCCATTCCGGCCGGTGCCGACCGCATCACCTTTGCCCCCGAGGGGGTCAACGTCTACGCCGACGACTGGCGGATCAGCGCCGGGGGAGAGGCCGCATGA
- a CDS encoding DeoR/GlpR family DNA-binding transcription regulator → MSQTIRLPEILEIARRDGKVTVEQLADHLGVTLQTIRRDLSELAEAGKLERVHGGAVLPSGTINIAYEERRQLNAEGKTAMARACAAMIPEDCAIFLNLGTSTEAVATELLHHRNLLVVTNNMNVANILTRNPDCEVIVTGGSLRQSDGGLIGDITTAAIRKFKFDIGIIGCSAIDQDGDILDFDLREVGVSQTILHQSRRAMLIADQTKFKRTAPARIGSLSDIDVLFTDAPLTRGLQDRCADWATQIDVSPADLPRREGSAG, encoded by the coding sequence ATGTCACAGACCATCCGCCTGCCGGAGATCCTTGAAATCGCCCGCCGCGATGGCAAGGTCACGGTGGAACAGCTGGCCGACCATCTTGGCGTCACCCTGCAAACCATCCGTCGCGACCTGAGCGAGCTTGCCGAAGCGGGCAAGCTGGAGCGGGTGCATGGCGGCGCCGTCCTGCCCTCGGGCACCATCAACATCGCCTACGAGGAACGCCGCCAGCTGAATGCGGAGGGCAAGACCGCCATGGCCCGCGCCTGTGCCGCCATGATCCCCGAAGACTGCGCGATCTTCCTCAACCTCGGCACCAGCACCGAAGCCGTCGCGACCGAGCTGCTGCATCACCGCAACCTGCTGGTGGTGACCAACAACATGAACGTCGCCAATATCCTGACCCGCAATCCCGATTGCGAGGTCATCGTCACGGGCGGCTCCCTGCGGCAATCGGACGGCGGGCTGATCGGGGACATCACCACCGCGGCGATCCGCAAGTTCAAGTTCGACATCGGGATCATCGGCTGTTCGGCCATCGATCAGGACGGCGATATCCTCGACTTCGACCTGCGCGAGGTCGGCGTCAGCCAGACCATCCTGCACCAGTCCCGCCGCGCCATGCTGATCGCGGATCAGACCAAGTTCAAACGCACGGCCCCGGCCCGGATCGGGTCCCTGTCGGACATCGACGTGCTGTTCACCGACGCGCCCCTGACCCGCGGCCTGCAAGACCGCTGCGCGGATTGGGCGACCCAGATAGACGTCAGCCCCGCCGACCTTCCCCGCAGGGAAGGTTCCGCCGGTTAG
- a CDS encoding carbohydrate ABC transporter permease, giving the protein MTIEAPRSSTRRMRPSGGAVVMALYLLFLMLPIYWLVNMSLKTNAEILGAFSLWPRDLTFDNYLLILTDASWYMGYVNSLIYVVLNTAISLAVALPAAYAFSRYSFIGDKHLFFWLLTNRMAPPAVFALPFFQLYSSIGLFDTHIAVALAHCLFNVPLAVWILEGFMRGVPREIDETAYIDGYSFPAFFVRIFTPLIASGIGVAAFFCFMFSWVELLLSRTLTSVGAKPIAATMTRTVGAAGVDWGVLAAAGVLTILPGALVIYFVRNYIAKGFALGRV; this is encoded by the coding sequence ATGACCATCGAGGCGCCGCGCAGCAGCACGCGCCGGATGCGCCCCTCGGGCGGGGCCGTGGTCATGGCTCTTTACCTGCTGTTCCTCATGCTGCCGATCTACTGGCTGGTGAACATGAGCCTGAAGACCAACGCCGAGATCCTCGGTGCCTTTTCCCTGTGGCCGCGGGATCTGACCTTCGACAATTACCTGCTGATCCTGACCGATGCGAGCTGGTACATGGGCTATGTCAATTCGCTGATCTACGTGGTGCTGAACACCGCCATCAGTCTGGCGGTGGCGCTGCCGGCGGCCTATGCCTTCAGCCGCTACAGTTTCATTGGCGACAAGCACCTGTTCTTCTGGCTGCTGACCAACCGGATGGCGCCGCCGGCCGTCTTTGCGCTGCCGTTCTTCCAGCTTTATTCCAGCATCGGCCTGTTCGACACCCATATCGCCGTGGCGCTGGCGCATTGCCTGTTCAACGTGCCCCTGGCGGTCTGGATCCTCGAGGGCTTCATGCGGGGTGTCCCGCGCGAGATCGACGAGACCGCCTATATCGACGGCTATTCCTTCCCGGCCTTCTTCGTGCGGATCTTCACCCCGCTGATCGCCAGCGGCATCGGGGTCGCGGCCTTCTTCTGCTTCATGTTCTCCTGGGTGGAGCTGCTGCTGAGCCGCACGCTGACCTCGGTGGGGGCCAAGCCCATTGCCGCCACCATGACCCGCACCGTCGGTGCCGCCGGTGTCGACTGGGGTGTGCTGGCCGCGGCCGGGGTGCTGACGATCCTGCCCGGTGCGCTGGTGATCTACTTCGTGCGCAACTACATCGCCAAGGGCTTTGCCCTGGGGAGGGTGTGA
- a CDS encoding carbohydrate ABC transporter permease, whose product MNKTVNQKAWFLILPVLILVAFSAVIPLMTVVNYSVQDTFGNNQFFWAGLDWFDDMLHSDRMWNALGRQLMFSGIILAIEVPLGIFVALNMPQKGFWSSFCLVTMSLPLLIPWNVVGTIWQIFGRVDIGLLGHTLEALGVDYNYTRDTVDAWVTVIVMDVWHWTSLVALLAYAGLRSIPDAYYQAARIDQASRWAVFRYIELPKITGVLMIAILLRFMDSFMIYTEPFVVTGGGPGNATTFLSIDLVKMALGQFDLGPAAAFSLMYFLTIMAISWVFYTVMTTLDKRDGKG is encoded by the coding sequence ATGAACAAGACCGTCAATCAGAAAGCCTGGTTCCTGATCCTGCCGGTGCTGATCCTCGTCGCCTTCTCGGCCGTTATCCCGCTGATGACAGTGGTGAATTATTCGGTGCAGGACACCTTCGGCAACAACCAGTTCTTCTGGGCCGGTCTCGACTGGTTCGATGACATGCTGCATTCGGACCGGATGTGGAATGCGCTTGGCCGGCAGCTGATGTTCTCGGGGATCATCCTGGCCATCGAGGTGCCGCTTGGCATCTTCGTGGCGCTGAACATGCCGCAAAAGGGCTTCTGGTCGTCCTTCTGCCTGGTCACCATGTCGCTGCCGCTGCTGATCCCCTGGAACGTGGTCGGCACGATCTGGCAGATCTTCGGCCGGGTCGACATCGGCCTGCTGGGGCATACGCTGGAGGCGCTCGGCGTCGATTACAACTATACCCGGGATACCGTGGATGCCTGGGTGACCGTCATCGTGATGGATGTCTGGCACTGGACCTCGCTGGTGGCGCTGCTGGCCTATGCCGGGCTGCGGTCCATTCCGGATGCCTATTACCAGGCCGCCCGGATCGACCAGGCCAGCCGGTGGGCCGTGTTCCGCTATATCGAACTGCCCAAGATCACCGGCGTGCTGATGATCGCGATCCTGCTGCGGTTCATGGACAGCTTCATGATCTATACCGAACCCTTCGTCGTCACCGGGGGCGGGCCGGGCAATGCCACGACCTTCCTGTCCATCGACCTGGTGAAGATGGCGCTTGGTCAGTTCGACCTTGGCCCCGCCGCCGCCTTCAGCCTGATGTATTTCCTGACCATCATGGCGATCAGCTGGGTCTTCTACACCGTGATGACGACGCTCGACAAAAGGGATGGCAAGGGATGA
- a CDS encoding ABC transporter substrate-binding protein has product MNVLLKTSTAVGLALAISQPAWADMSDATAFLDAEIGDVSTLSRADQEAEMQWFIDAAQPFQGMSINVVSETITTHEYESQVLAPAFSAITGINVTHDLIGEGDVVEKLQTQMQSGENIYDAFVNDSDLIGTHWRYQQVRNLTEWMANEGADVTSPTLNLDDFIGTQFTTAPDGDLYQLPDQQFANLYWFRYDWFNDEQIQADFKEAYGYDLGVPVNWSAYEDIAEFFTGREIDGVEVYGNMDYGKKDPSLGWRYTDAWMSMAGMGDKGEPNGLPVDEWGIRVNENSQPVGACMARGGATNSPAAVYAVDKAIKWLEEYSPPAAGGMTFSEAGPVPAQGNIAQQMFMYTTFVAPLVDSDAVMNEDGTPKWRLAPSPHGVYWEEGMKVGYQDVGSWTLMKSTPEDRAKAAWLYAQFVTSMTVDVKKSDVGLTFTRDSTINSDHFTQRADKLGGLVEFYRSPDRVRWSPTGTNVPDYPKLAQLWWQNIGDAMSGAKTSQEALDQLCADMESVMSRLERAGIQGDLGPVLNDEQEASYWLEQPGAPKPALADEDEEPMTISYDELVSSWTE; this is encoded by the coding sequence ATGAACGTCCTACTGAAGACCTCGACGGCTGTCGGGCTGGCGCTGGCGATTTCGCAGCCGGCCTGGGCCGACATGTCGGATGCCACGGCATTTCTCGACGCCGAAATCGGCGATGTCTCGACGCTGAGCCGCGCCGACCAGGAAGCCGAGATGCAATGGTTCATCGACGCCGCCCAGCCGTTCCAGGGCATGTCGATCAATGTGGTGTCCGAAACCATCACCACCCATGAATATGAAAGCCAGGTTCTTGCCCCGGCCTTCAGCGCGATTACCGGGATCAACGTCACCCATGACCTGATCGGCGAAGGCGACGTGGTGGAAAAGCTGCAGACCCAGATGCAGTCGGGCGAAAACATCTATGATGCCTTCGTCAACGACAGCGACCTGATCGGCACCCACTGGCGCTATCAGCAGGTGCGCAACCTGACCGAGTGGATGGCGAACGAGGGCGCGGATGTGACCTCGCCCACGCTGAACCTGGACGATTTCATCGGCACGCAGTTCACCACCGCGCCGGATGGCGACCTGTACCAGCTGCCCGACCAGCAGTTCGCGAACCTTTACTGGTTCCGCTATGACTGGTTCAACGACGAACAGATCCAGGCCGACTTCAAGGAAGCCTATGGCTATGATCTTGGCGTGCCGGTGAACTGGTCCGCCTACGAGGATATCGCAGAGTTCTTCACGGGCCGCGAGATCGACGGTGTCGAGGTCTATGGCAACATGGATTACGGCAAGAAGGACCCCAGCCTTGGCTGGCGTTACACCGATGCGTGGATGTCGATGGCCGGGATGGGCGACAAGGGCGAACCCAACGGGTTGCCGGTCGATGAATGGGGCATCCGGGTGAACGAGAATTCGCAACCCGTGGGCGCCTGCATGGCGCGCGGTGGCGCGACCAATTCGCCCGCTGCCGTCTACGCGGTCGACAAGGCGATCAAGTGGCTCGAGGAATATTCCCCGCCCGCCGCCGGTGGCATGACCTTCTCGGAAGCCGGGCCGGTTCCGGCGCAGGGCAATATCGCCCAGCAGATGTTCATGTACACCACCTTTGTCGCGCCGCTGGTCGATTCGGATGCGGTGATGAACGAGGACGGCACGCCGAAATGGCGTCTCGCGCCCAGCCCGCACGGGGTCTACTGGGAAGAGGGCATGAAGGTCGGCTACCAGGACGTGGGCAGCTGGACGCTGATGAAATCCACCCCGGAAGACCGCGCCAAGGCCGCCTGGCTCTACGCGCAGTTCGTCACCTCGATGACCGTCGACGTGAAGAAATCCGACGTAGGCCTGACCTTCACCCGCGACTCCACCATCAATTCCGACCACTTCACCCAGCGGGCGGACAAGCTGGGCGGTCTGGTCGAGTTCTACCGCTCGCCCGACCGCGTGCGCTGGTCGCCCACGGGCACCAACGTGCCGGACTACCCCAAGCTGGCGCAGCTGTGGTGGCAGAACATCGGCGATGCAATGTCCGGTGCCAAGACCTCGCAAGAGGCGCTGGACCAGCTTTGCGCCGACATGGAAAGCGTGATGTCGCGGCTTGAACGTGCCGGCATCCAGGGTGATCTTGGCCCGGTGCTGAACGACGAGCAGGAGGCCTCCTACTGGCTGGAACAACCGGGCGCCCCGAAGCCCGCGCTGGCCGACGAGGACGAAGAGCCGATGACCATCAGCTATGACGAACTCGTGTCCTCCTGGACCGAGTAA
- a CDS encoding DUF2160 domain-containing protein translates to MLDWMAWTWPTATFFLIIAGLLATFTFLAIRFPEVPRKGVLRIETTRGDRLYITLLGSAFINLAWLGLGLGPQPYALLVCLVYGAAVFRWV, encoded by the coding sequence ATGCTTGACTGGATGGCATGGACCTGGCCCACGGCCACGTTCTTTCTGATCATTGCCGGGTTGCTGGCGACCTTCACCTTCCTCGCGATCCGCTTTCCGGAGGTGCCGCGCAAGGGCGTCCTTCGGATCGAGACGACGCGGGGGGACCGGTTGTACATCACATTGCTCGGCTCGGCCTTCATCAACCTGGCCTGGCTGGGCCTTGGCCTGGGCCCGCAGCCCTATGCCTTGCTCGTCTGCCTGGTCTACGGCGCCGCGGTATTCCGCTGGGTCTAG